A window from Oncorhynchus mykiss isolate Arlee chromosome 9, USDA_OmykA_1.1, whole genome shotgun sequence encodes these proteins:
- the LOC110532368 gene encoding msx2-interacting protein isoform X4 yields MVRETRHLWVGNLPENVREEKIIEHFKRYGRVESVKVLPKRGSEGGVAAFVDFVDIKSAQKAHNSINKMGDRDLRTDYNEPGTIPSAVRGLDNSLSLGSRGRDVSGFTRVAGDLVYVPPALLHSREGRYERRLDGTAESRDRAYDNNAYGHHERAGSSFDRQRHYDSDYYRDTRERMLNTGSGTTSGGVGAGSAGVGGGVVGTCVSACGTGGGAGTVAGGSGGSSSVGVGYYRSHSRSPSHFDTPEPQYDTRAREPFILGSIDHRDLYQEEQGRHGDRSYHDSRSLSPHSSHSRNLSPQRFASPASWPPRSHSGTGSRSRSSSSNSVSSTSSSTSGSDSSSSSSDDSPARSVQSAAVPAPSALALSAVDKDEPRKSFGVKVQNLPVRSTDTSLKDGLFHEFKKYGKVTSVQIHGALEERYGLVFFRQQEDQEKALGASKGKLFFGMQIEVIIWNGPETESENEYRPLDERIDEFHPKATRTLFIGNLEKTTSYHDLLNIFQRFGEIVDIDIKKVNGAPQYAFLQYCDIGSVCKAITKMDGEYLCNNRLKLGFGKSMPTTCVWLDGLASNITEQYLTRHFCRYGHVVKVVFDRPKGMALILYKNIEYAQAAVKETKGWKIGGNKIKVDFANQESQMAFYRSMQASGQDIRDFYEILSEGSDERRPQYEFAIERPFFDNNVRTPGGALIEDPRRKLPARSRESYTEWDPYQGDFYDPRYFDDPREYRDHRDPYEQDIRKYSYLQRERERERFETDRERDHGRRTIEHSQSPSHPNRPVSPTVSPSLSERLPSDSDRRICCRSSEQSGSCSSLSPPRFDKPDKEHPDQYNKSDKPEKERSFEVERGIGGEKERRAGCKEKGEKEKGEKLRKFKLLSPSIPSPKTDPELEREGSPGLRTKVSKFPPKEKEGSGKGQLDLPPCVVQLTRVKEKEGKSLGHAVLEKQKHGNDSIRLEPPSSDQNSPPFHIKPQKGDIIKHRKVPKDKNMARLVEVVENDVKMKAKIHMKAGPGFDGSNSLDVDRLAARKRRFEESMLKTDRLKRASQEEEECGRLGLRKPAEEENEGDKSLLQIGVHKKEHCKAKSERLVTVFSPKDKQESDIVSMGMGLGLSLELQSRLGEPTEDESNPLDPPCLKIEFWGSKIQRSSSLMKISDDGSLDQDAFKVQPQEDNGGQGVGLYKSRGETEERLESDIDHSQSCQKQMDQSQWLWQKIEEPDKSDKTESPQGSNTEDFERCSLLHEVGKSRQDVTHDSPSNKRKKSDSFNFDLLSAKRERHYRSSQELNEDLCRSVTAFSGSGHFSSNEVYASQLSQSVTNKETKDSPKKEDKVYSHVDSLKYSLDVTPNSLSSPNTEFPKSKTALLGCDEELLQRWESGIKSDFLRMDMTFPSSIVKRESIRKRLVRELEPGEVQSDSDHDGENKNHSTKPNTSLSSILREREERLTDLNFSGSLEKNKFYSFALDKTITPDTKALLERAKSLSSSREDNWSFLDRDSCFASLHSRSDKEKAESAPRPIPSWYMKKKKIHTDSEGKLDAKKEDPKAEDQQRQELFASRFLHSSIFEQDSRRLQHLERKDPDPKSGFGRHLSKHDSVEGQPEPGGVDLQEPIVLFHSRFLELQQRKETSRDHFPPEIENVDVVDKSEGEVQNEQQEGSSKVSEFMQKADIKSVGSSLILPISLFLPSPREILPQQEKEAVLTSSSEQTVSPIKEEKVEHNRDLSPPQSPPLVEIQPPSSILITPLRSVLSEAEVKVEPREELCEPKVTTESNITVDHASFFDDKLPTPGASLSCFDVEAAEFPCSASPKIEENMNMVKMEVQPRKPDSKDFDTPQKSEASHEVHMLVSEAEIKPAKPICKQPKSKRAKPNVSETQILKPPKTVVSEKPVTRKSERIDREKLKRSSSPRGEISSEPITKSPVHVLDPENESSLFLGRTRRRNVRSVYATPSEGEAQPPGKEVVEYSRATRKRGVDKEPVQQLQQDTLNTSTNTRRGRPSKSRRRGEDVSPVKGDTQKATEEDIDIKEPVNTGEGLRMSEGWHSPRMQKVQTAQVSSPTGTSVGRRASRVDKQSESATSTGAKSGDNNEEPEPKIKDESAEAGTLLEEAKQCLPTQKYKDLTNQIAKKLSEGDIERIESTHVEKRQQSEKSGKVKAPRLTQNAKLVTEDKSHCLRNFEIRVSVDDVKGLLCSGEDESESFETTVKKAKPGTPDKEETRTQYLKEAAELSPEEKEVLLDPEPPVDPAATLLARQMELERAVENIAKLTVEKPIQPYKEPPAEPRTLLPPVTVEMEGEKSANPASETELAAAIDSITAEDIPTDTDGFTAPPTYTALVPTPEPLVSPSADYVLEPEKHVIDPDPEMGVLIPSVKPLMPDAKASESSVSGASAQDDSPSPETPKKTGKAVRAKTPKRSRGRKACINRKGETAEDVPEAETSPIKPTESIPEDMEIINSKAATATATVDVTCTMTVDTPKEAEQPAVEQPVPEESAFHASTKSPPHFKKLQLSAVAPALSSSLALKPYPTQLNVPPPHPGTMPVSPDWLPRSEESRIHATPAIQVNVVTPSAQAVTALGNQSANPPMPPDTKASDIDPSSSTLRKILMEPKYVSASNSNAIPTTVLTTTLTDIRMSENENSSDTMTAWNKHLKDRTSPLIPHPTFQKPSPLTETQQNFGEKIVHSVISSPTTSVISRIPMPYDTEEAPRISLSNRNAGLSLPKQKFGSSMNENNRYHGVDAAEDLNSRGWSVVESTPYNTDSSPGLRVNTSQGVVVLSYSGQKTEGPQRISAKISQIPPASAVDIEFQQSVSKSQIKQEPLTPSQPSTPKGPLTPTGYGHPGVLLTGQSYNFQPVISTIKQESPGSDKSESSYHTGLQGSTVMMIQPKMVQQPVTSPQVLMYKKGLGVESIPMLADMAKAHQTSNLSPIMNPHHPSLTGNRMSPSPSTPTDQSVPHLKQEPYSPRTTGHSPFAKVCPPSNSMSPHGSSMVLHPGMPEMSLYISSMHHPHPEQSVIMTPVSHSVTQSVSMGRLSHGEVRMNTPHLSGMNYGRRTDFLPSSHTGPPQRSNMPAVIRDMVVQSHVGPTRGASDCSVEEDIRHYHQGLCRSSTPQLQSDVMMMQAEKRRGLHHAGLCLDQYSMASRDIRDIRDMRILMHHQLGEHTIAEGRQSRTPEARATSITNISAASNSPLVGKGMTQMGKETPKPLEANMSHPPHTESSRIMGVHSSVPVMVSPHHHPQGVQLIHPGGAGSFPVYRDMRGFHSQFSSHSSMGFNLASRGITPSQDADLSHRGMLSQSLSAGSLGGGCETKSDNSHLRHTTSMDLSHMPRIQRDTISPSYTSPMALSHKQELVLQKGPPVFMSSPPAAPLSSSSELRPEGKLGHSGYRSVDMVQLLTTYPIVWQGLLALKSDSVAVQLHFVSGNNVLAHHSLPPLEGGAPLRIAQRMRLEASQLEGVARRMMVENDYCLLLALPCGRDQEDVHSQTLLLKGGFITYLQKKQAAGIINVPNPGSNQPAYVVQIFPPCEFSESHLCRLAPDLLNSISSISPHLMIVIASV; encoded by the exons TGATTCCAGCAGTAGTTCGAGTGATGACTCCCCAGCACGTTCAGTTCAGTCTGCTGCCGTCCCTGCACCTTCAGCTCTGGCTTTATCTGCCGTTGACAAGGATGAGCCTCGAAAAAGTTTTGGTGTCAAGGTTCAGAATCTTCCTGTGCGTTCTACAG ATACAAGTCTGAAGGATGGCCTGTTCCATGAGTTCAAGAAGTATGGGAAGGTGACTTCTGTGCAAATCCATGGAGCTTTAGAGGAGCGCTATGGACTTGTGTTCTTTCGCCAGCAAGAGGACCAGGAGAAGGCCCTTGGCGCATCAAAGGGGAAGCTGTTTTTTGGCATGCAAATTGAGGTCATCATCTGGAATGGCCCTG AGACTGAAAGCGAGAATGAGTACCGGCCTCTGGATGAGAGGATAGACGAATTTCACCCCAAAGCCACACGAACTCTGTTTATTGGCAACCTGGAAAAGACCACCAGCTACCATGACCTTCTCAATATCTTTCAGCGTTTTGGGGAGATAGTG GATATTGACATCAAGAAAGTTAATGGTGCCCCTCAGTATGCCTTTCTACAGTACTGTGACATTGGCAGTGTTTGTAAGGCCATAACGAAGATGGATGGAGAGTACCTCTGCAACAATAGGCTAAAG CTGGGATTTGGAAAAAGCATGCCCACAACTTGTGTTTGGTTGGATGGTTTAGCCTCCAACATCACAGAGCAGTATCTCACTCGTCATTTCTGTCGTTATGGACATGTTGTCAAG GTTGTATTTGACAGACCCAAAGGAATGGCCCTTATCCTGTATAAAAACATTGAATATGCACAGGCCGCTGTCAAAGAGACCAAGGGTTGGAAGATTGGTGGCAACAAAATTAAG GTGGACTTTGCCAATCAGGAAAGTCAGATGGCTTTCTATCGCTCAATGCAGGCATCTGGGCAGGACATTCGCGACTTCTATGAAATCCTATCTGAAGGAAG tgaTGAACGCAGGCCTCAATATGAGTTTGCAATTGAACGGCCATTCTTTGACAACAATGTGCGAACACCTGGAGGAGCCTTAATAGAAGACCCCCGTCGCAAGTTACCTGCCAGGAGCCGCGAGTCCTACACTGAATGGGACCCATACCAGGGAGATTTCTATGACCCACGTTACTTTGATGACCCGCGTGAATACAGAGATCACAGAGACCCCTATGAGCAGGACATCCGCAAATACAGTTACTTGCAGAGGGAGCGTGAGAGGGAGCGCTTTGAAACAGACCGTGAACGTGACCATGGGCGGAGGACAATTGAACACAGCCAGAGCCCTTCTCACCCTAATCGCCCTGTCAGTCCTAcagtgtccccctctctctctgagcgTCTACCAAGTGACTCTGATCGCCGCATTTGCTGTAGATCCTCAGAGCAAAGTGGCAGCTGCAGTTCACTCTCACCTCCAAGATTTGACAAGCCTGACAAGGAACACCCTGACCAGTATAATAAGAGTGATAAGCCAGAGAAGGAGAGATCTTTTGAAGTTGAACGTGGTATTGGCGGTGAAAAGGAAAGGCGGGCCGGGTGCAAGGAGAAGGGTGAAAAGGAGAAAGGCGAAAAGCTGAGGAAATTTAAGTTGCTATCTCCCAGTATTCCATCGCCTAAGACGGACCCTGAACTTGAAAGAGAAGGTAGTCCAGGCCTTCGAACCAAAGTCAGCAAGTTTCCTCCTAAGGAAAAAGAAGGCTCGGGCAAAGGACAGCTAGACCTACCACCTTGTGTGGTGCAGCTAACGCGTGTGAAGGAGAAGGAAGGAAAATCGCTTGGTCATGCTGTCctagaaaaacaaaaacatgggAATGACAGTATTCGGCTTGAACCACCCTCAAGTGACCAGAACAGTCCTCCCTTTCACATAAAGCCTCAAAAAGGAGATATAATCAAGCATAGAAAGGTGCCCAAAGACAAAAACATGGCAAGACTGGTTGAAGTTGTAGAAAATGATGTTAAAATGAAAGCCAAAATACATATGAAAGCTGGCCCTGGGTTTGATGGATCTAACTCTTTAGATGTTGACCGTCTAGCTGCACGAAAGAGGCGTTTTGAAGAATCGATGCTGAAGACCGATCGACTGAAGAGGGCCAGTCAGGAAGAGGAAGAGTGTGGTAGATTGGGACTCAGGAAGCCAGctgaggaggagaatgagggtGACAAGAGCCTATTGCAAATAGGGGTTCATAAAAAAGAGCATTGCAAGGCTAAATCTGAGAGACTTGTTACTGTTTTCAGTCCTAAAGATAAACAAGAGTCTGATATTGTCTCCATGGGAATGGGCCTTGGACTCAGTTTGGAACTTCAGTCACGACTTGGAGAGCCAACAGAAGATGAATCTAATCCATTAGACCCACCCTGTCTGAAAATTGAGTTTTGGGGATCAAAAATCCAGAGGAGTTCAAGTCTCATGAAAATCTCTGATGATGGGAGTCTTGACCAAGACGCATTCAAGGTACAGCCGCAAGAAGACAATGGTGGGCAGGGTGTAGGACTATACAAAAGCAGAGGGGAGACTGAGGAACGACTTGAGTCTGACATTGACCACTCTCAGAGCTGCCAAAAACAAATGGACCAGAGCCAATGGCTTTGGCAGAAGATAGAAGAGCCTGACAAATCAGATAAAACCGAAAGCCCACAAGGCAGCAACACAGAGGACTTTGAACGTTGCAGTCTGTTGCATGAGGTAGGAAAATCACGTCAAGATGTCACACATGATTCTCCATCTAACAAACGTAAGAAATCTGATAGTTTTAACTTTGACTTGCTAAGTGCTAAGAGAGAACGACACTACAGGTCTTCCCAGGAATTAAATGAAGACCTTTGCCGGAGTGTCACAGCCTTTTCTGGCTCTGGTCACTTTTCCTCAAATGAAGTGTATGCTTCCCAGTTATCACAATCAGTTACCAATAAAGAGACTAAAGACTCTCCTAAAAAAGAGGACAAAGTCTACTCGCATGTAGATTCATTGAAATACAGCTTGGACGTGACACCCAATAGTCTCAGTTCCCCGAACACAGAATTTCCTAAGTCTAAGACAGCATTGCTTGGGTGTGATGAGGAGCTACTTCAACGATGGGAGAGCGGAATCAAATCTGACTTCCTCAGAATGGACATGACCTTCCCCAGTAGCATTGTGAAACGTGAAAGCATTCGCAAACGTCTTGTGCGTGAACTAGAGCCTGGAGAAGTACAGTCAGATTCAGATCATGATGGGGAGAACAAAAACCACTCCACTAAGCCCAACACTTCACTGTCCTCTATCCTCAGGGAACGTGAAGAAAGGTTGACAGACCTGAATTTCTCAGGCTCCCTGGAGAAGAATAAGTTTTATTCTTTTGCATTAGACAAGACTATAACTCCAGACACAAAAGCACTTCTTGAGCGAGCCAAGTCATTGTCTTCCTCAAGGGAGGATAATTGGTCCTTTCTTGACAGAGACTCTTGCTTTGCAAGTCTTCACAGTAGATCAGACAAAGAAAAGGCAGAGTCTGCACCACGACCTATCCCGTCTTGGtacatgaagaagaagaagattcaTACTGACTCTGAAGGTAAACTGGATGCCAAAAAGGAGGACCCCAAAGCAGAGGATCAGCAACGGCAGGAGCTGTTTGCCTCTCGTTTTCTTCATAGTTCAATCTTTGAGCAAGATTCACGGCGATTGCAACATCTTGAGCGCAAAGATCCAGATCCTAAGTCGGGATTTGGTAGACATCTTTCCAAACACGATTCTGTCGAAGGACAACCTGAGCCAGGAGGAGTGGACCTTCAAGAGCCCATAGTGCTTTTTCATAGCCGCTTTCTAGAGCTTCAACAACGGAAGGAGACCTCAAGGGACCACTTTCCACCAGAAATTGAAAACGTTGATGTGGTTGATAAGAGTGAAGGAGAAGTTCAGAATGAACAACAAGAAGGGTCTTCCAAAGTTTCAGAGTTCATGCAGAAGGCTGATATTAAATCAGTCGGCTCTTCTCTCATCCTACCAATTTCATTGTTTCTTCCTTCACCCAGAGAGATATTGCCACAGCAGGAGAAAGAGGCTGTTTTAACTTCCTCATCTGAACAGACTGTCTCACCGATTAAAGAGGAAAAAGTGGAACATAATCGTGATTTGTCCCCACCCCAATCTCCTCCACTAGTAGAGATCCAACCACCATCCTCGATTTTAATCACACCCCTACGGTCTGTTCTTTCAGAGGCTGAGGTTAAAGttgaacctagagaggaactatgTGAACCCAAAGTTACAACTGAGAGCAATATTACAGTGGATCATGCGTCTTTCTTTGATGATAAGCTTCCCACTCCTGGTGCCTCATTAAGTTGTTTTGATGTAGAGGCTGCCGAATTCCCTTGCTCTGCTTCCCCTAAGATTGAAGAGAATATGAACATGGTAAAGATGGAGGTCCAACCACGGAAACCAGATTCTAAGGACTTTGATACACCTCAGAAATCTGAAGCTTCCCATGAGGTTCACATGCTAGTTTCAGAGGCTGAAATTAAACCAGCAAAGCCAATTTGCAAACAACCCAAGAGTAAAAGGGCTAAGCCAAATGTGTCCGAAACACAAATCCTGAAGCCCCCCAAAACAGTTGTCTCTGAGAAACCAGTTACCCGAAAGAGTGAGCGAATTGACAGAGAGAAATTGAAAAGGTCTTCATCTCCACGAGGAGAAATATCATCAGAGCCTATAACCAAGTCACCAGTTCATGTCCTTGACCCTGAGAATGAATCAAGCCTATTCCTCGGAAGGACTAGACGCCGAAATGTTCGGTCTGTTTATGCCACACCATCTGAAGGGGAGGCCCAGCCACCAGGTAAAGAGGTGGTGGAGTATTCTCGCGCCACACGTAAACGTGGTGTTGACAAAGAACCAGTGCAGCAGCTGCAGCAGGACACATTGAACACATCTACTAACACAAGGCGAGGTCGCCCATCCAAGTCACGCAGGCGAGGGGAAGATGTGTCACCAGTAAAAGGAGACACACAGAAAGCAACCGAGGAAGACATTGATATCAAAGAGCCTGTGAACACTGGAGAGGGTTTAAGAATGTCTGAGGGGTGGCATTCACCCCGTATGCAGAAAGTGCAGACCGCTCAAGTGTCTTCACCTACTGGAACCTCTGTTGGCAGGAGAGCAAGTAGAGTAGACAAACAATCTGAGAGTGCAACATCAACAGGAGCGAAGTCGGGTGATAATAATGAAGAGCCTGAGCCCAAAATAAAAGATGAGTCTGCAGAAGCAGGGACATTATTAGAGGAAGCAAAGCAATGCTTACCAACACAAAAATACAAAGATCTAACTAATCAAATTGCAAAAAAGTTATCTGAAGGGGACATTGAGAGGATAGAATCTACCCATGTAGAGAAAAGACAACAATCTGAAAAGAGTGGGAAAGTAAAAGCACCAAGGTTGACACAAAATGCCAAATTGGTGACAGAGGATAAATCGCATTGCTTGAGAAACTTTGAGATTCGTGTAAGCGTAGATGATGTGAAAGGGTTGCTTTGCTCTGGGGAGGATGAGTCTGAATCTTTTGAGACCACTGTTAAAAAGGCCAAACCAGGAACACCAGATAAAGAAGAAACAAGGACTCAGTATCTGAAAGAAGCAGCAGAACTCAGCCCAGAGGAAAAGGAAGTTCTATTAGACCCTGAACCACCGGTGGACCCAGCAGCCACTCTTTTGGCACGTCAGATGGAACTGGAACGGGCAGTGGAGAATATTGCCAAACTTACAGTTGAGAAACCTATTCAACCCTATAAGGAACCACCTGCAGAGCCGCGTACcctactgccccctgtcactgTAGAAATGGAGGGGGAGAAGTCTGCTAATCCTGCCAGTGAAACCGAACTGGCTGCTGCCATTGATTCCATTACTGCTGAAGACATACCTACTGATACAGATGGGTTCACAGCTCCTCCCACTTACACTGCACTTGTTCCTACCCCAGAGCCCCTGGTCTCCCCCTCTGCCGATTATGTTTTGGAACCAGAAAAACACGTTATTGACCCAGACCCAGAGATGGGAGTTCTGATTCCCAGTGTCAAGCCCTTGATGCCAGATGCTAAAGCCTCTGAATCATCTGTTTCTGGGGCCTCTGCCCAAGATGATTCCCCTTCACCAGAAACACCCAAGAAAACAGGGAAAGCAGTCAGAGCTAAGACTCCAAAGAGGTCCAGGGGACGAAAGGCTTGTATCAACAGGAAGGGAGAGACTGCTGAAGATGTACCAGAAGCTGAGACCTCCCCTATCAAGCCAACAGAGTCCATTCCTGAAGACATGGAAATAATCAACTCTAAGGCAGCTACTGCTACAGCAACAGTGGATGTCACATGCACCATGACTGTGGACACCCCTAAGGAGGCAGAACAACCTGCTGTGGAACAACCCGTACCTGAAGAATCTGCCTTTCACGCTAGCACCAAGAGTCCTCCTCATTTCAAAAAGTTACAACTATCAGCAGTAGCCCCTGCTCTTTCTTCATCCCTTGCGCTCAAACCATATCCAACCCAATTGAATGTCCCTCCACCCCACCCCGGCACAATGCCTGTTTCACCAGACTGGCTTCCCAGATCTGAAGAAAGTAGAATTCATGCTACTCCTGCAATTCAAGTTAATGTAGTCACTCCCTCTGCACAAGCAGTAACTGCACTTGGGAACCAGTCAGCAAATCCACCCATGCCTCCTGATACTAAGGCATCGGATATTGACCCTAGCTCCAGCACTCTAAGAAAGATCCTCATGGAGCCCAAATATGTATCAGCATCAAACAGCAATGCCATCCCTACTACAGTCTTAACGACAACGCTGACAGACATTCGCATGTCAGAGAATGAGAACTCGTCTGACACAATGACCGCTTGGAACAAGCATCTTAAAGACAGAACCTCGCCTTTGATACCACATCCCACTTTTCAAAAACCTTCCCCGCTCACAGAGACCCAGCAGAACTTTGGAGAGAAGATAGTCCATTCAGTAATTTCTTCGCCTACTACCTCTGTCATCAGCCGGATTCCAATGCCCTATGATACTGAGGAAGCACCTCGAATCTCCCTAAGTAACCGTAATGCTGGCCTATCTTTACCCAAACAGAAATTCGGATCAAGTATGAATGAGAACAATCGTTACCATGGAGTGGATGCGGCAGAGGATTTGAACAGCAGAGGATGGTCGGTAGTTGAGAGCACACCCTACAACACAGACTCCAGTCCTGGCCTCAGGGTGAATACATCACAGGGTGTGGTAGTACTAAGTTACTCAGGGCAAAAAACAGAGGGACCTCAACGGATCAGCGCCAAAATTAGCCAGATCCCACCAGCCAGTGCAGTTGACATAGAGTTCCAGCAGTCTGTCTCTAAATCTCAGATTAAGCAAGAACCGCTTACTCCATCCCAGCCTTCCACCCCCAAGGGACCCCTGACACCCACAGGGTACGGACACCCTGGGGTACTCTTAACTGGCCAGTCATACAATTTTCAGCCTGTCATCTCCACTATTAAGCAGGAGAGTCCTGGTTCTGACAAGTCAGAGTCGTCATATCACACTGGACTTCAGGGTAGCACAGTAATGATGATTCAACCAAAGATGGTTCAACAACCGGTTACAAGTCCTCAAGTATTGATGTACAAGAAAGGGCTTGGAGTAGAATCTATACCAATGCTGGCGGATATGGCAAAGGCACACCAGACATCCAACCTCAGTCCAATCATGAATCCACATCACCCATCTTTGACTGGAAACCGTATGAGTCCTAGTCCCAGTACCCCAACTGATCAGTCAGTCCCACACCTCAAGCAAGAGCCCTACTCCCCTCGAACAACAGGCCACTCACCTTTTGCCAAAGTTTGCCCTCCCAGCAACTCAATGTCCCCCCATGGCAGCTCTATGGTTTTGCATCCTGGTATGCCTGAGATGTCTCTGTACATCTCCAGTATGCACCACCCCCACCCAGAGCAGTCTGTTATCATGACCCCAGTGTCGCATAGCGTCACCCAGTCAGTGTCTATGGGTCGCCTCTCTCACGGTGAGGTCAGGATGAACACCCCACACCTTTCTGGAATGAATTACGGAAGACGGACGGATTTCCTACCATCTTCCCACACTGGGCCCCCTCAACGCTCCAACATGCCAGCCGTGATCAGAGACATGGTGGTGCAGTCCCACGTGGGCCCCACTCGGGGAGCCTCAGACTGCAGCGTCGAGGAGGACATAAGGCACTACCACCAGGGGCTGTGCAGATCCTCTACACCCCAGCTCCAATCAGATGTGATGATGATGCAGGCAGAGAAACGGAGAGGGCTGCATCACGCAGGTCTATGTCTGGACCAGTACAGCATGGCCTCCCGAGACATCAGAGACATACGGGACATGCGCATCCTGATGCACCATCAGCTAGGAGAGCACACCATCGCAGAGGGACGTCAGTCACGAACTCCTGAGGCAAGAGCAACCTCAATTACCAACATCTCTGCTGCTTCCAATAGTCCCTTGGTTGGAAAAGGCATGACACAGATGGGGAAGGAGACTCCCAAACCATTGGAAGCAAATATGTCTCACCCACCTCATACCGAGAGCAGCAGGATCATGGGGGTCCATTCATCCGTCCCTGTTATGGTgtctcctcatcatcatcctcaagGGGTTCAGCTGATTCATCCAGGCGGCGCTGGCTCCTTCCCAGTGTACAGGGATATGCGGGGCTTCCACTCCCAGTTTTCCAGTCACTCTTCGATGGGATTTAACCTGGCTTCCCGCGGCATCACACCTTCCCAG GATGCTGATCTCAGCCACAGGGGAATGCTGTCTCAGTCACTATCTGCTGGGTCACTTGGTGGAGGATGTGAAACCAAATCGGACAACTCCCACCTCCGTCACACAACCTCCATGGACCTATCCCACATGCCCCGGATACAGAGGGACACCATTTCACCCTCTTATACATCTCCCATGGCTCTCTCCCACAAGCAAGAGCTAGTTCTGCAGAAGGGCCCACCAGTCTTCATGTCGAGCCCTCCAGCAGCACCCCTCTCAAGTTCCTCGGAGTTGCGCCCTGAGGGTAAACTGGGGCACTCAGGATACCGGTCCGTCGATATGGTGCAGCTTTTAACG ACATACCCCATAGTGTGGCAAGGCCTGCTGGCACTGAAGAGTGACTCAGTTGCCGTGCAGCTCCACTTTGTCTCTGGCAACAATGTGCTGGCTCACCACTCACTGCCGCCCCTGGAGGGAGGTGCCCCACTCCGCATTGCACAGAGGATGAGACTGGAAGCGTCCCAGCTGGAGGGCGTGGCTCGCAGGATGATG GTGGAGAATGACTACTGCCTCTTGCTAGCTCTGCCATGTGGACGAGATCAGGAGGACGTTCACAGCCAGACCCTTCTCTTGAAAGGAGGCTTCATCACCTACCTACAGAAAAAACAGGCAGCTGGGATCATCAACGTCCCCAACCCCGGCTCTAATCAG CCGGCATATGTGGTGCAGATTTTCCCACCGTGTGAGTTCTCAGAGAGCCATCTGTGCCGGCTTGCCCCCGACCTTCTCAACAGTATCTCCAGCATCTCCCCTCACCTCATGATTGTCATTGCCTCCGTGTAA